A window of Thermodesulforhabdaceae bacterium genomic DNA:
TACGGTGCAGTATCCAAAAGAACGGGTAGGATCCTTTGATGGTTATAGAGGACTTCAGGCGATTAGAAGAAATCCAGATGGAAGTATAAAATGTGTCGCCTGTGGTTTGTGTGAAGCTGTATGTCCAGCTCTTGCTATCAAAATAGAAATAGGAGAGCACGAAGGTCGACGTTTTCCTCTTACCTATGTGCTTGATGGTTTTAGATGTATCTATTGTGGACTCTGCGAAGATGTTTGTCCGGTAAACGCTATATACCTAACTAAAGAATATGAAAATGTTCGGTATACAAAAGAAGAACTGATGCTAGACAAAAACACACTCCTTAAAAGAGGAGAGATGGCAAAATGATTCAGGAATATCTAGGATATGGGTTTTCATTTTTAGCTGTAGCACTGGCAATTTCTACTATTCTTCAAAAAAACCCCATTTACAGTGCGGCATCGCTTATTGGTGTTATGCTGATGTTGGCATGTAACTATGTTCTTCTTAACGCTGAATTCATTGCGGCTATTCAGGTGATCGTTTACGCTGGAGCCATAATGGTGCTTTTCGTGTTCGTTATCATGTTGATAAACATTGAATATGTAAAACGGGAAAAATTGTATTACCGGGGAAGGATTTTCGGCGTGATTATTGGTATGGCACTTTTGCTCAAGTTGCTGATAGTTGGGTATTCTCTTGCTATTAAGGTTCAGGAAGGCGACCTTCCAATACCAAAAGACATGGATTCCACGAAAGTTATTGGTAAGTATCTATTTTCAAATTACATCCTTCCCTTCGAAGTTATTTCAGTTGTGTTACTGATTGGAATAATTGGAGCAGTTGTTTTAGGTAAGAAAGAGCGAAATGGCGAGATAGAAAGGGAAACAACAATAAAAGCGGTGCGACACGTCGATATGTAGTTCTGTAAAGGGGGGATGTTAATGATAAACCAAATGAATTTCTTTCTTATGATAGGGCTTCTGATATTCGGTATAGGAGCCATAGGATTACTGGTCAGAAGAAACCTTATTATCTGCTTTATGAGTATTGAGCTGATGCTTAACGGAGTCAATTTGATATTCGTGACGTTTTCGCATTATCTTCAGTCGGCTGTGGGAGTGCTTTACGTGTTGTTTATTATGGCTCTTGCTGCAGCAGAAGTGGCAATAGGGTTAGCAATAATTCTTCTGATCTATAGGTTAAAAGGCACAGTGGATATGGATAGCCTAAACACCATGAAGGGATAGAAGAGGTGGTAATATGTTTGATTTTATAGTTCTTATTCCGCTTTTTCCGCTCTTTGGCGCATTCCTTAACGGAATATATGGTGTATTCCGTGATAAGTGGGCTAATAAACCTTCCCACACAATAGGAGTTGCCGCTATAGGGCTCGCCTTCGGTTTGATGCTACTTATAGTCTACAAAATGTTAAGTGTTCCAATTATATTGCTAGCTCTCGTGCCAGCTCTGGGTGCTTTTTTGAATTTTATCTTTGGGTATCGCTGGAGTGATAAGCTTGTTAGCATAATTGGAGTTGGTTCAATAGGTATATCTTTCTTGCTATCGTCGTTAGCACTTTGGAAGCTTATTCACCTTGAACCAGAAGCCAGATTTATTGAGGTAGTATTTTACAAATGGATGGTTTCAGGAGATTTATCTCTGGATGTGGCTTTCCTGCTAGATCCTCTTAGTGCTGTAATGATAATGGTGGTTACCGGTGTAGGATTTCTCATCCATGCATATTCTATCGGTTATATGCACAACGATCCATCTTATCCAAGATTCTTTTCTTACCTTAATCTTTTCGTGTTCTTCATGCTTATCCTGGTTATGGCTAATAATTTCCCCCTGATGTTTGTAGGTTGGGAAGGTGTAGGACTTTGTTCATACCTTCTTATCGGTTTTTGGTTTGAGGATGATTACAATGCCTACGCTGGTAATAAAGCCTTTATTGTTAACAGAATAGGGGATTTTGGCTTTATTCTTGCCATATTCCTCATTTTCGTAAATTTTGGAACGCTTAACTATAAGGATGTTTTTGAGACAGCCAGTAGAGTCCTACCTTATAATGGATTTACCGTTACAGCGATCACGCTTCTCCTTTTTGTAGGTGCTACTGGAAAATCGTCCCAGATTCCCCTTTATGTTTGGCTTCCTGACGCTATGGCTGGTCCCACACCTGTTTCAGCCTTGATCCATGCCGCCACGATGGTCACGGCTGGAGTATATATGGTTGCTAGATGTAATGCTCTATACACTCTTGCTCCTGTATCCCTGGCTGTTGTGGCAACAATTGGAGCCCTCACAGCGATGTTTGCTGCAAGTATGGGATTTGCTCAAAGGGATATTAAGCGTATTCTCGCATATTCAACAATCAGTCAGCTTGGGTATATGTTCTTGGGAGTGGGAGTAGCAGCCTTTTCGGCTGGTATCTTCCACTTGGTAACACATGCCTTTTTTAAGGCTCTACTGTTCTTGAGCGCCGGTAGCGTAATACATGCTATGGGCGGAGAACAGGACGTAATGAAGATGGGGGGACTTAAAGGTTATATTCGCAAAACCTTTATGGTGTCCCTTGTAGGAACTCTTGCTATCGCTGGTATGCCCGGTTTGTCGGGCTTTTTCAGTAAGGATGAGATATTGTGGCAGGCTTATTCCAGCCCCTATGGTAGCAAATTTCTGTGGGCTATAGGGGTAATTACGGCAGGAATGACGGCTTTCTACATGTTCCGATGGCTATTCCTTATCTTCTTCGGTGAAGAGCGAATGGATCACGATACAAAGCATCATATACATGAATCACCAAATTCTATGCTTGTACCTCTTTATGTGTTGGCTTTTCTTTCCATCTTTGGAGGTTACATAGGACTTCCGGAATCTCTAGGGGGTAAAAACCATTTCCACCATTTTCTCGAACCTGTTACTATGTATGCATACAAAGTCGAATGGCCTCATTATTCTCACGCTCTAGAATATACATTGATGATAGTCTCTATAGCCGTTGCTTTTGCCGGTTTTGCTCTAGCTTACATCTGCTACGTTAAGGATCCCTCAATTCCGGTCAAATTTGCCGAGAAATATAAAGCCTTATACAGATGGGTTTATAACAAATACTTTGTGGACGAATTTTACGGGTTCCTTTTTGTCACTGGCACTTTGAAAACCTGCCTGGGGATGAAGGCTTTTGACGAAAAGGGTATTGATGGAGCTGTAAACGGCACAGGTAAAAGTCTGTATTGGTCAAGTATTTTGACCAGTAAGCTTCAGACCGGATATATCTATCACTATGTATGGGGCATTGTATTGGGTCTTCTTATCCTACTATTGTAAGAGGTAAGCGATGGAAGGGATTCAAATTTTAAGCATAGTTACGTTTTTCCCTTTGATTGGAGTGATTGCTCTGTTTTTCATAGACAGGGAGAATGAGGTTCTTCAGAAAACCGTTACGCTTATCGTAACGACTGTGACCTTTATTCTGTCCCTTTATCTGCTCATTTATTTCGATCCATCAAATCCTGGTTTTCAATTTGTGGAACGTTATAAATGGATAGAGTCTATAGGGGCTAATTACATTCTGGGAATTGATGGCATTTCGCTGTTCCTTTATCTCCTTACAACATTCATCTGTCCTATATGTATTCTCTCAGCCTGGAATTACATAGACAAATATGTTAAAGAATTTCTCATTTGTATGCTCGTGTTAGAAGTGGGAATGCTCGGAACCTTCTGTGCTCTCGATTTGCTTCTTTTCTATGTCTTCTGGGAACTCATGCTGATACCCATGTACTTCATAATAGGTGTATGGGGTGGGCCACGCAGAGTTTACGCAGCCATAAAATTCGTTCTCTATACTCTCTTCGGTAGCGTGCTCATGCTAGTTGGTATTATCTTTTACTACCTTTTTGTGGCATCCAAAACTGGCGAATACACTTTCGATCTTCTCAAGTGGTATCAGGTGCTGCCACCCTTCAGTATGCAGGTATGGCTATTTGCTGCCTTTGCCCTGTCCTTTGCCATTAAGGTTCCCATGTTTCCGTTCCATACATGGTTGCCAGATGCGCATGTGGAAGCTCCAACACCTGGAAGTGTGATCCTTGCCGGAATCTTGCTTAAGATGGGAACATACGGTTTCATTCGGTTTGCTATAGGGCTCTTCCCACATGCAGCTTATTTCATGACACCTCTTATGGTGACTCTGGCTATTATAGGAATAATTTATGGAGCGATGGTCTCCATTGTGCAACCCGACGTTAAAAAGCTAGTGGCTTTCTCGTCGGTTAGCCACCTTGGAGCCGTCATGCTTGGCATTTTTGCCATGAACATCCAGGGGCTAGAGGGAGCCATGTATATAATGTTAGGTCATGGCTTGAGCACTGGGGCACTGTTTATCATCGTTGGTATGCTCTACGAGAGGAAGCATAGCCGGCTTATTGCGGATTTTGGAGGCGTGGCCAAGGCTATGCCAATAATGGCGGCTTTCTTTAGCGTGACAGTGCTTTCTTCGGTTGGCTTGCCTGGGCTTAATGGCTTTGTGGGAGAATTTTTAGTCTTCCTCGGAGCTTTCAAAGTAAAGCCTCTGTGGACAATCCTTTCCGCAACATGCGTGATTTTGGCGGCTGTTTATTTGCTGTGGATGTATAAACGAGTCATGTTCGGTCCCATTAGAGAAGAAAACAAATATTTGCCTGATATGGACCTGAGAGAAGTATTGCTTATGACCCCGATAGTTATCCTATACGTGGTCATGGGCATATGTCCAAACTATTTCCTTGGCAAAATGCATACATCAATCAATGCCTTTTTGCAGGGATATGAAAAGCGTATTGCAATGAATGTGTATGAGGAAAAGGTTCAACCTCTGGCTCTAATAAGAGGGGGTAAGTAATGGCAAATTTTGACATGTTATCCATTTCTCCTGATTTAGTGCTAATAGCTTTTGCTTTGTTGTTTCTCTTGATGGGGGCTTTTTCCAGGACCCCGAAAGTTCACAAATATGACATGTTGTCTATCATTGCCTTTTCCCTGGCGATCCTCCTTAATCTATTCATCTTCGGTAGTAAACGCTTCGGTTTCTACGACATGATGCTTTACGATGATCTGGCGGGTATCTTCAGGTTTATCTTTTACGGTATAGGTATCCTTGTCTCCCTTATGTCTGATCCATACATAGAAGGCAAAGTGCGACATAAGGGAGAATATTACGCTTTGATTGTGCTTTCAGTGGTTGGCATGAGTTTTATAGCTACCTCTTACGATTTGATCATGCTGGTGCTCGGTGTGGAAGCCATGTCTCTTTCTGTATATATTCTGGCTGGTATGTTTAAACATGATGAAGCATCTGCCGAAGCATCAATAAAGTATTTCCTTCTTGGAGCCTTTTCGACCGCTATCATGCTCCTAGGCATCGCCTTCATCTATGGAACGGTGGGAACAACAAATTACAATTTGATCATTGAAAACTACAACAAATATCTCCATAGCGGGCTTCAGGTTGGGATTTTCATGCTTGGAGTTTCAGCCGTTCTTGCGGGAGTGCTCTTTAAGATAGCGGCTGTTCCTTTCCATATGTGGACGCCCGATGTTTACGAAGGAGCTCCAACTTCTGTAACGGCTTTCATGATTTCGGGTGTCAAGGCGGCTTCCTTCTTTATGTTGCTTCGAGTTTTTCTTGTTGCGCTCAAGGTCACAGTATTCAACCTTGTAGGCATTATGGTTTTCATTTCGATTATTACAATGACCTTAGGCAATATTGCTGCTCTGACTCAGAAAAGCATAAAACGTATGCTCGCTTATTCCAGTATAGCTCACGCCGGCTATATGTTGATAGGTTTTGTTGCTCTTAATAAAACAGGCCTTGCGGCGATCGTTTTCTATCTCATTGCTTATGCTCTCATGAATATTGGAGCCTTTGCTGTTCTGGTGCTGCTTGAGGAAAAGGGTAAAAATCTCGAGAATGTTTCAGGCTGTGGTTTCCTTTATCCTTTCCTTGGGCTTATGATGACAATCTTTATGTTTTCTATGGTTGGGCTTCCACCAACTGGCGGATTTATGGGTAAGTTCTACATCTTCAAAGGTGCTCTCGAAGCAGGATATCTCTGGCTCGTTATTATTGCAGTTCTTAATTCTGCGATATCTGCCTACTTCTATCTGAGAGTTTTGGTTTACATGTTTTTTGAAAAGCCCTTAGATACTGGTGGAGTCCTTCAGGCAAGTTCGCCAGCAGTGACCACAGCTCTTGTTATAACCTCCCTCGGTGTGCTGGTTTTGGGTATATTCCCGCAGTATTTCTTCGAGCTTACAACTAAGTATATGACTTATCTTCCCTAGATAGTTGTTCAATTGACAGCATAAAGAGATATTTGATAACACAAGCCACGGACCTTTTGGTTCTGTGGCTTTTTTGTTAAGATTTATAAGGGGGTGAAGATATGATCTACAACATGGAATTTGAAACTCTTCCGAGAGAGGCGCTTGAAGCCATACAGCTTCGCCGTCTTAAACAAACGGTAGAAAGAGTTTATGCAACAGTTCCTTTTTATAGAAAACAATTTGATAAGGTCGGTGTGAAACCAGACGACATCAAAAGCCTTGATGATCTACGCCGACTACCTTTTACAACGAAGCAAGACCTGAGAGATAATTATCCTTTTGGGCTTTTCGCTGTTCCCATGGAAAACGTAGTGAGAATTCACGCATCCTCTGGGACTACAGGTAAACCTACCGTCGTAGGTTACACAGCTCGAGACATTCAAACCTGGGCAGAGCTAATGGCTAGAGCTCTTTCCGCTGCCGGTGCTACCCGGGGTGACATCATTCATAATGCCTATGGGTATGGATTATTTACGGGAGGCTTGGGAGTTCACTACGGTGCGGAAAAACTGGGAGCATCCGTTATCCCAATATCGGGCGGGAATACTAAACGTCAAATCATGATAATGAAAGATTTTGGAGCGACGGTTTTAACTTGCACACCTTCCTATGCTCTCCATCTATCAGAAGTTGCAATGGAA
This region includes:
- the nuoI gene encoding NADH-quinone oxidoreductase subunit NuoI, with the protein product MITPLLKGLWVTFKHFISKPITVQYPKERVGSFDGYRGLQAIRRNPDGSIKCVACGLCEAVCPALAIKIEIGEHEGRRFPLTYVLDGFRCIYCGLCEDVCPVNAIYLTKEYENVRYTKEELMLDKNTLLKRGEMAK
- a CDS encoding NADH-quinone oxidoreductase subunit J, whose product is MIQEYLGYGFSFLAVALAISTILQKNPIYSAASLIGVMLMLACNYVLLNAEFIAAIQVIVYAGAIMVLFVFVIMLINIEYVKREKLYYRGRIFGVIIGMALLLKLLIVGYSLAIKVQEGDLPIPKDMDSTKVIGKYLFSNYILPFEVISVVLLIGIIGAVVLGKKERNGEIERETTIKAVRHVDM
- the nuoK gene encoding NADH-quinone oxidoreductase subunit NuoK; the protein is MINQMNFFLMIGLLIFGIGAIGLLVRRNLIICFMSIELMLNGVNLIFVTFSHYLQSAVGVLYVLFIMALAAAEVAIGLAIILLIYRLKGTVDMDSLNTMKG
- the nuoL gene encoding NADH-quinone oxidoreductase subunit L, producing MFDFIVLIPLFPLFGAFLNGIYGVFRDKWANKPSHTIGVAAIGLAFGLMLLIVYKMLSVPIILLALVPALGAFLNFIFGYRWSDKLVSIIGVGSIGISFLLSSLALWKLIHLEPEARFIEVVFYKWMVSGDLSLDVAFLLDPLSAVMIMVVTGVGFLIHAYSIGYMHNDPSYPRFFSYLNLFVFFMLILVMANNFPLMFVGWEGVGLCSYLLIGFWFEDDYNAYAGNKAFIVNRIGDFGFILAIFLIFVNFGTLNYKDVFETASRVLPYNGFTVTAITLLLFVGATGKSSQIPLYVWLPDAMAGPTPVSALIHAATMVTAGVYMVARCNALYTLAPVSLAVVATIGALTAMFAASMGFAQRDIKRILAYSTISQLGYMFLGVGVAAFSAGIFHLVTHAFFKALLFLSAGSVIHAMGGEQDVMKMGGLKGYIRKTFMVSLVGTLAIAGMPGLSGFFSKDEILWQAYSSPYGSKFLWAIGVITAGMTAFYMFRWLFLIFFGEERMDHDTKHHIHESPNSMLVPLYVLAFLSIFGGYIGLPESLGGKNHFHHFLEPVTMYAYKVEWPHYSHALEYTLMIVSIAVAFAGFALAYICYVKDPSIPVKFAEKYKALYRWVYNKYFVDEFYGFLFVTGTLKTCLGMKAFDEKGIDGAVNGTGKSLYWSSILTSKLQTGYIYHYVWGIVLGLLILLL
- a CDS encoding NADH-quinone oxidoreductase subunit M, encoding MEGIQILSIVTFFPLIGVIALFFIDRENEVLQKTVTLIVTTVTFILSLYLLIYFDPSNPGFQFVERYKWIESIGANYILGIDGISLFLYLLTTFICPICILSAWNYIDKYVKEFLICMLVLEVGMLGTFCALDLLLFYVFWELMLIPMYFIIGVWGGPRRVYAAIKFVLYTLFGSVLMLVGIIFYYLFVASKTGEYTFDLLKWYQVLPPFSMQVWLFAAFALSFAIKVPMFPFHTWLPDAHVEAPTPGSVILAGILLKMGTYGFIRFAIGLFPHAAYFMTPLMVTLAIIGIIYGAMVSIVQPDVKKLVAFSSVSHLGAVMLGIFAMNIQGLEGAMYIMLGHGLSTGALFIIVGMLYERKHSRLIADFGGVAKAMPIMAAFFSVTVLSSVGLPGLNGFVGEFLVFLGAFKVKPLWTILSATCVILAAVYLLWMYKRVMFGPIREENKYLPDMDLREVLLMTPIVILYVVMGICPNYFLGKMHTSINAFLQGYEKRIAMNVYEEKVQPLALIRGGK
- a CDS encoding NADH-quinone oxidoreductase subunit N, with amino-acid sequence MANFDMLSISPDLVLIAFALLFLLMGAFSRTPKVHKYDMLSIIAFSLAILLNLFIFGSKRFGFYDMMLYDDLAGIFRFIFYGIGILVSLMSDPYIEGKVRHKGEYYALIVLSVVGMSFIATSYDLIMLVLGVEAMSLSVYILAGMFKHDEASAEASIKYFLLGAFSTAIMLLGIAFIYGTVGTTNYNLIIENYNKYLHSGLQVGIFMLGVSAVLAGVLFKIAAVPFHMWTPDVYEGAPTSVTAFMISGVKAASFFMLLRVFLVALKVTVFNLVGIMVFISIITMTLGNIAALTQKSIKRMLAYSSIAHAGYMLIGFVALNKTGLAAIVFYLIAYALMNIGAFAVLVLLEEKGKNLENVSGCGFLYPFLGLMMTIFMFSMVGLPPTGGFMGKFYIFKGALEAGYLWLVIIAVLNSAISAYFYLRVLVYMFFEKPLDTGGVLQASSPAVTTALVITSLGVLVLGIFPQYFFELTTKYMTYLP